The genomic DNA CAAGTGTCTCGTAAGCACAGCCGAAGCCTGCAAATGGGCAGAGGTGACGGCTTCGGGGGCCAAATGGCTCGATTGAATCGCTTCTTCTGACAAATGGTTTCCTTGCACCGCTTTGTCCGTAATGTGCCACGGCTGGACCGAGTGGGCGGACAGCTTGGCGGCCGTCACGCTCTGATCTGCCAGTTTGTCGGATGTAACCGACTCATCCTGCAAGACATCGGTCGATATCGCCTGTGATGCGATATGCACGCCCTGAATGGTTTCAATTTGCAGATGATGCGGCTGGATGGACTCCGGTGCGATATGCACGGACTTCACCGCCCCCTCTGCCAGCGCTCTGTCCTGCACCGCTCCGTCTGCCAGATGCCGGGGGTGTACCGCCTGCGCAGACAGATGTGGAGGGCCGACGCTGTCTTCCGCCAGATTCATTGCCTGCACCGAGCGTGCTGCCAGCTTTTCAGAGGTGATGCTTTCCGCTTGAAGCGCACGACCGGATACGCTATCCGGGGCCAGATGTCTCGTAAGCACCGTAGAAGCTTGCAGATGAACCGAGGTGACCGCTCCGGCTGCCAAATGCGCAGAATCCACAGCCGCTACTGCCAAATGGCTCCTTTGCACCGCTTCATCTGTTATGTGCCCAGACTGCACCGAATGGGCAGACAGCTTGGTGGAAGTAACACTCCCCTCTGCCAGTTTGGCAGAAGTGACCGCCTCATCTTGTAAGGCCGGGGTCGTCACAGCCTGCAATGCGATATGCTCCCCCTGAACGACCCCGTTTTGCAAGTGATCGGATTGGATGGATTCCGACGCAAGATGCCCTGACTTTACGGCATTCTGAGCCAGTGCGGTTTCTTGTACCGCTCCGGCTGCCAAATGGTGAGTGTGTACCGCTTGCACAGCCAAATGTGCAGGGCCGACGCTGTTTTCCGCCAGGTTGGGTGCTTGCACGGACCCAGCCGCCAGCTTCTCCGAGGTGACGCTTTCCGCCTGAAGTATATGACCGGATACGCTATCCGGGGCGAGATGCTTGGTCAGGACCGATGCAGACTGCAAATGGTTGGAGGTGACGGATTCAGGAGCGAGATGATTCGCTTCCACCGCTTCAACAGCCAGATGATTGCTCTGTACAGCTTTATCCGTGATATGCCACGGCTGCACGGAACGTCCGGACAGCTTGGAGGAGGTTACGCTGCCCTCTGCCAATTTAGGAGCTGTAATCGCCAGATCATTAATTTTATCCGTTGCTACACTCTCTGGCGACAGTTTCAGCGAAGTTACCGCATGATCCTGCAAATGATGGGAGTACACCGCTCCATTCGCCAGATGCCCTGTTTGAACAGCGCCTGCACCCAATATGTCTGCGGTAACAGATTGCCCTTGCAAGGCCGAGGTTCCAACACTTCCGTTCCCGATATGCTCACTCAGCACAGAACCCACGGCCAAATGCGCCGAACGAACGGACTCAGCCTGTAATGCCTTACCACCCACACTTTTGTCCGCCAGATGTTTTTCACGAATAGCCCCGGACGCAATGTGTACATCTGCAATTTCTTGAGGCGCAATTTTATTTCTGGTTACCGCCCCTGCGGCAATTTTGCTTTCCGTAATCGCTTCGTCAGCAATTTTGTCAGGCTTAATAGCGTTCGAAGCAATGTGATTTTCCTTGACCGCCTGATTCGCCACATGGTGATCCAGAACTGCGCCCTTCCCTAATTTCTCGCTCGTGACAGCCCCGGACTGTATATGATGCTCCGTAACCGCACCCGTTACAATATGATTTTCCCGAATAATTTCGGATTGAAGATGTATTGAAGATACCGCCTCTGGAGCAAGCTGAGGCCCTTGTATAGCCGCTGTAGCAATATGTCTGGTAAGTACCGCCTCATCGGCGATTTTGTGTGGTAAAATGCTTTGATCCGATATTTTGGATGAAGTCACGGATTGATCGACAATTTGCAGCGAGCCTACAGACTGATCTGCCAACTTATTGGACTGGATGCTCCGGTCCGCCAAATGACGAGCTAACACTTCTCCCGTTCCAAGCTGCTCTTCCCCAATAGAGCCAGGACTCAGATGCTTTCTTTCAATCGCTCCTGCCTGAATATGCGCACCGGTGACCGCCCCGAGCTCCAGATGACGCCCGCTGACCCCCCCTTCCTCCAGTTGCTCCCTGCCCACAATTCCGTCAGAAAGCTGCTGGCGGTTAATCGAACCGGGTGCCAGATGCCGGGCAGTGATGGCATGCTCCGTTAAATGAAAACCTTCAATGCTGCCAGCCTGAATCTTAGAGCCATCCACAGCCCCATCCCGCAGTTTGGACGTGGTCACAGACTGGTCCCCAAGCTTGGAGCTGTCGACAGCCTCATTGGCCAAATTAGTAGATTGTATTGTGCCGCTGCGAATTTTATCGGCAGTGATCGCCTGATCCTGCAGCATTTCCGAAGACACAATCCATTGCTTAAAGTGTCGGCTTTCAATCGAGCCGTTCGCGATATGATCGCTGCTGATAATCTTATCGGCCAGCTTTTCCGGGGTGATGCTGCCATCGCGAAGCTTCTCACCGCCGATGGAACGATCCTGCAACTTGCTGCCTGCCACCGATGCGTCCGACAGATGCTCCACCGTAATGGAATCCGGGGCAATTTTCGAAGAAGTTACTGCACCGTCAGCTATTTTAATGGTATGAACAGCATAATCCGCCAGAGTTTCCGTTTGGATGCTCTCTTGCTTCATCTTGCTGGCATCTATGGACGCGGGAGCGATCTTCTCACCGGTTACAGCCAGATCACTCAAATCGTCTGTATAGATGAAAGCATTGTTTACATGCGGTGCCTTTTTATTATTCAAAATTTCTTCGACGTCAATCGCTTCAGACGGTGGCTCAGACAGGGGCTCAGGCTCTTCGGGCACATCCATCAATACTTGAGTTTCCTCTGCTTCACCTTCAGCTTCAGCTTCACCTTCACCTTCACCTTCACCTTCACCTATAGCCTCGTACTCAATTGGAATTTCAGGCTCTGCAATGATCTGTTGCTCCGGCTCCTCTATCGTTGGGGGAGGCGGAGAAGCAACCTGATGAAGTGTCGCTTCTGTTTCCCTCTCCGCAGGCTGTGGCTTCAAGCGCTGTATCATACTTAATTCATTCATATCCGGGTCAATTACACGATAGAGCGGCTTTTTGCTTCTGGTGGTTTTTCGGCTCTTGTTCTTCAAGCAGCTCTCTCCCTTCTCATATTTATCGTTACGGCATCATATGCAGCCTCTTAGGCACTTGCCACCCTGCATACGGGATTCACTTTTGCCCAAATAAGGGTCTATAAAATCCACGTTTGAAAAAAAATTGTTAAAAGTTAAAATAGTAAGGGTGAAGATTGCTATAAGAAGAGAGGAATTACAATAATATGATTATCAAACCAAGAACACGCGGCTTTATCTGCACCACTGCTCATCCGGTGGGGTGTGCCCAACATGTTCAAGAGCAAATTAACTATGTACAAGCCCGTCCAGCTATCGAGGGACCTCGCAATGTGCTTGTGATCGGGGCATCTGCCGGATATGGCCTGGCTTCCCGCATTACGGCTGCATTTGGAGCGCGGGCCAATACCATCGGCGTATACCGTCCCAGTAATGCTACTGCTACACGGACAGCATCGGCAGGCTGGTACAATTCCGCAGCATTCGAAAAGGCTGCTCAAGAAGCAGGGCTTAAATCCTTTAGCGTGACAGGGGATGCCTTCTCGGATGAAATCAAAGCCAAAACGGTGGAGGTCATTCGCAAAGAGCTGGGGCAAGTCGATTTGGTCGTTTACAGCGTCGCCTCCGGTCGTCGCACGAATCCCCGTACAGGCGAAACGTTTAATTCCGTGCTCAAACCTATCGGCAAGCCATACACAAATAAAACAGTCAACTTCCACACTGGCGAAGTGAGCAGCGTTACACTGGAACCTGCAACAGAAGAAGAAGTACAGGCGACTGTAGAGGTTATGGGCGGCGAGGACTGGCAGTTGTGGATCGAAGCCTTGCGTGAGGGCGGTGTGCTGGCTGATTCAGCGACCACCTTCTCCTTTTCGTATATCGGTTCAGATATTACCCAGGCCGTCTATAGAGAAGGCACGATCGGAAGTGCAAAGGATCATCTGGAAGCCACAGCACAACAGCTGAACGATCAGTTGAAAGCCACTGGCGGACGCGCCTTCGTCGCAGTCACCAAAGGACTGGTCACCCAATCCAGCTCTGCGATCCCGGTCGTACCTCTGTATATTTCCGCTTTGTACAAGGTAATGAAGGAAAAAGGATTACATGAAGGCTGCGTGGAGCAAAGCTACCGTCTGTTCTCCGAGCGTCTATATGCCCCAGAAACTGCTGTGGATGAGGAAGGACGCATTCGCATTGATGATTGGGAGCTACGTGAAGACGTGCAGGCTGAGGTAGCGAAAATATGGAACGAGCTGACAACAGACAATATCTACGAGTTGTCCGATCTTGAGGGATATCGTAGCGAATTTTTCAAACTTTTCGGTTTTGAGTTCGAGGGTGTGGACTATGAGGCCGACATTGATCCGATCGTGGATATTTCTGCCGTTCGCTAAGTCGTTTTAGTATCGTTGTTGTTATTTTGTAAGAAAAGCAAAAAGCTGTTCTCCGACAGATGAGTATTCTGCTCTGCGTGGAGGACAGCAAAATGAAGCAAACATTGCAATTTTAAGATTCATTTGATATTGTACAAATAGGCATGGCAAAATCCCTCTTCGTAATAAGAGGGTAATCACAATTGGACAAGTCCTACCTTGCCAAACTGTATTTATTTGCTTAGCCTGCACATTCAACTCAAAAGGAGATGAACAACATGGCAAAAGACGTTATGTGTGAAGTGAACTCATGTACACACTGGGCTCAAGAAAATAAATGTAGCGCAAGCTCCATTTATATCGTAAGCAACAGACCTACAGACACTCACACGTCCGAAGAAACGGACTGCAAAACCTTTGAAGCAAAATAAGACAGGTCATTTCTGCAAAAAAATATTGGTTACCCTAAAGGAGCCCCTGATCGGGTTCCTTTTTCTTTTTACAGTTTAGCAAGAATGATAATTATTATCAAGTCCTTTTTTAATAATGAAGGACAAATATATTATGGAAAATAAAAAAGAAGCGTCGCTCTGAACGATTCGCTTCTTGTGCTTGATTCTTTGTAATTGTTCCTGCTTGGTTGGCTTCATTCGCACATGCTGCGATATCTCGCCATAATGACCATTTGTTTTGCGGCTCTGTGCAGAGCAGTAGTTTCCGGCGCGCTTTGCCTTTCTTAGCGCTTTTTGTGTTTGAGTACGTGCCATATGACCTTCACTCTCCTTGATTGGACTCCATCCATCATAGCATCCGGGACCCCAATCGTGAAGAGCGCAAGTGTATGGTGCTCACTCATATCATTAAATGTCGGAAAAAGGATTGGTCTCGCCACTTGCGGCTGCTATAACAAAAACAACGATTATGAAAATAATGATCAGTGCATAGATCAGCGTTCCGATAATGCTGCATACTAATCCGGCAATGGCCATACCTTTGCCCTGTTCGCCATGACGGTTAATTTCCTTCAGCGAAAGACTGGACAAAATAATACCAATGATTCCGATAATGAACCCCAGATAGGGAATGACAACAGCTAAAATACCCAGTACCATCGAAGCTACAGCTTTATTATTTGTAGGCGGAAGCTGTGGAGGCGGGTTAAATGGGGCGTTATAACCATTCGTCTCCTGAAAAGGATCGGACGATTGGGGGTCTTTGTATAAATTACTCATTTGTCTGATTCAGCTCCAATATGTAAAATAGCAATATATACGTTCTAGGGTACCACAATCTTACAAATCAGGACAGTACTTATTTCAAAAAATGATGGTTATCTTTTAAAGCCATATGCAATTCTGATTAAGTTCACAATACATTTCACCGCAATACGTCTGTACTTAATTGTTGAGATCATTGGCTTTATACAAAGGTGTCTCACGCTTATACTGAATTGCCTTTGCATATGACCTCCAGCCGCTTCCCATTCCCAAAACGTAATGCTATCCAATAGCTGCAGTAGGTTCAATCGAGGAAATAGATCCGTTTACCTTTCGACGGGGCGATCTATTTCTTTTTGTTTTGGTTCAATGCAATAACAAGCGTGACGATTAATCCGATTAGCGTAACTAGCAACGTACCGAACAAATTTATAGTCTTCCAAATGACAATGAATACGAAAGCCGTATTAGCACTGCTTTTCTAAATATCGAACCTATATTAAAAACATATGGTTTAATTGAGTACTCAAGGGTGAAGGGATCAGAGACATATGTATATCGCCCGAGTGAAAAAGGAAAATACTTCCTAAAACTCTTAAAGCAAAATAATGTTAATACGAAAGAAAGAAGACCTTAGCAATTTGGGTCTTCTTTTTATTTTTAACATACTTTTAACTTTAGTTTGTATTATAGAGACTAACCTCACGTACATAAACACTTTTCGAGGTGATCGGGCATATAGTATTTTACCTATTACTGATAAAATGCGCTCCATGAGAGCATCCTGCTAAGGAGGTCGGAGCTATGGTATATCGTGCAACATCCCGCAGAAGGGGTTCGCCTCACAAACGCTTAAATGCTGATATGCTCAGGAAAATATCTGCTGCCATGCTGCCATTTTACAAGGCCATTGCCACCCGTCGTGCTTTTGCCGTCCAATGGTCACGTGCTGTGGTGCATGGCAATTTGGATCGGATGAAGGTCCTTCTCTGCTCGGTAGCGCCATTTGCTGCCAAGCAAGGACTAGGCACGAACGGTATCGGCTATTTTATCTCCTTCTTGGCCCATCCACCAATGCTGTATTATACGAACGGAACGACGATTCCACCCGGTACAGTGCAGTTTACATTTGAGCCGAGGGTTCACCGCGCCATCGCCAGAGCCGTTTTTCCGCTATATCTCGAATTGGTACGCAATCGATGCTTTGCTTCTGCTTTAACCAAAGCCATCAACCAGAAAGACCAGCGTGCGGTTACTCTGATGATCCGCAGCTTGATTCCATCCACTGCACTGAAATCCGTACAAATCGAGGATCACGGCTTTGCGTTGCTTTTTAAGTATCCTTACAGTAAATATCCATACCGAAATCTGCTCACTCAGGAGTTTTCTTAAAAAGGTCGCTACAGTCGTTACAGACGTTTTTGCTTGAGTTG from Paenibacillus sp. FSL R10-2782 includes the following:
- a CDS encoding WIAG-tail domain, which produces MKNKSRKTTRSKKPLYRVIDPDMNELSMIQRLKPQPAERETEATLHQVASPPPPTIEEPEQQIIAEPEIPIEYEAIGEGEGEGEGEAEAEGEAEETQVLMDVPEEPEPLSEPPSEAIDVEEILNNKKAPHVNNAFIYTDDLSDLAVTGEKIAPASIDASKMKQESIQTETLADYAVHTIKIADGAVTSSKIAPDSITVEHLSDASVAGSKLQDRSIGGEKLRDGSITPEKLADKIISSDHIANGSIESRHFKQWIVSSEMLQDQAITADKIRSGTIQSTNLANEAVDSSKLGDQSVTTSKLRDGAVDGSKIQAGSIEGFHLTEHAITARHLAPGSINRQQLSDGIVGREQLEEGGVSGRHLELGAVTGAHIQAGAIERKHLSPGSIGEEQLGTGEVLARHLADRSIQSNKLADQSVGSLQIVDQSVTSSKISDQSILPHKIADEAVLTRHIATAAIQGPQLAPEAVSSIHLQSEIIRENHIVTGAVTEHHIQSGAVTSEKLGKGAVLDHHVANQAVKENHIASNAIKPDKIADEAITESKIAAGAVTRNKIAPQEIADVHIASGAIREKHLADKSVGGKALQAESVRSAHLAVGSVLSEHIGNGSVGTSALQGQSVTADILGAGAVQTGHLANGAVYSHHLQDHAVTSLKLSPESVATDKINDLAITAPKLAEGSVTSSKLSGRSVQPWHITDKAVQSNHLAVEAVEANHLAPESVTSNHLQSASVLTKHLAPDSVSGHILQAESVTSEKLAAGSVQAPNLAENSVGPAHLAVQAVHTHHLAAGAVQETALAQNAVKSGHLASESIQSDHLQNGVVQGEHIALQAVTTPALQDEAVTSAKLAEGSVTSTKLSAHSVQSGHITDEAVQRSHLAVAAVDSAHLAAGAVTSVHLQASTVLTRHLAPDSVSGRALQAESITSEKLAARSVQAMNLAEDSVGPPHLSAQAVHPRHLADGAVQDRALAEGAVKSVHIAPESIQPHHLQIETIQGVHIASQAISTDVLQDESVTSDKLADQSVTAAKLSAHSVQPWHITDKAVQGNHLSEEAIQSSHLAPEAVTSAHLQASAVLTRHLAPDSVSGRALQAESITSEKLAARSVQGMNLAEGSVGPLHLSAQAVHTRHLADGAVQDRALAEGAVKSVHIAPESIQPHHLHLGTIQGVHIASQAISTDVLQDESVTSDKLADQSVTAAKLSAHSVQPWHITDEAVQGNHLAEEAIQSSHLAPEAVTSAHLQASAVLTSHMAPDSVSSRALQAESITSEKLAARSVQGMNLAEGSVGPLHLSAQAVHPQHLAAGAVQDRALAEGAVKSVHIAPESIQPHHLQIETIQGVHIASQAISTDVLQDESVTSDKLADQSVTAAKLSAHSVQPWHITDEAVQGNHLAEEAIQSSHLAPEAVTSAHLQASAVLTRHLAPDSVSGRALQAESITSEKLAARSVQGMNLAEGSVGPLHLSAQAVHPQHLADGAVQDRALAEGAVKSVHIAPESIQPHHLQIETIQGVHIASQAISTHALQDESVTSDKLADESVTSTKLSAHSIQPWHITDEAVQGNHLAEEVIHSDHLAPEAVTSAHLQASAVLTRHIAPGSVSVHALQAGCVTAEKLALRAVRASNLAEASVSSVHLTEQAVHPLHLADGAVQESALAEGAVQSKHIGLDSVQSEHLQAGAIQQQHVGWQAVSEDALQEGSVTSSKIANGAVQSWHMAEESIEGQHIGEEVIDTSHLKPGAVTLAQLSTDIHLSGLLPEEGISGDRLQAESVSRSHLKAQAVDSEILSPEAVGPEHLQVAAVQSHHLAEQSVEGHHLVEGSIGSRELELNAVKPEHLSINPVRTCANQSALQQFGRAPFLLKGSEGETEVTIVFAEPFMNPDYTLVAMTNHPLFHATLKSQTPDGAVIVVTKWNETSHNYGIVSWIAIG
- the fabV gene encoding enoyl-ACP reductase FabV, which produces MIIKPRTRGFICTTAHPVGCAQHVQEQINYVQARPAIEGPRNVLVIGASAGYGLASRITAAFGARANTIGVYRPSNATATRTASAGWYNSAAFEKAAQEAGLKSFSVTGDAFSDEIKAKTVEVIRKELGQVDLVVYSVASGRRTNPRTGETFNSVLKPIGKPYTNKTVNFHTGEVSSVTLEPATEEEVQATVEVMGGEDWQLWIEALREGGVLADSATTFSFSYIGSDITQAVYREGTIGSAKDHLEATAQQLNDQLKATGGRAFVAVTKGLVTQSSSAIPVVPLYISALYKVMKEKGLHEGCVEQSYRLFSERLYAPETAVDEEGRIRIDDWELREDVQAEVAKIWNELTTDNIYELSDLEGYRSEFFKLFGFEFEGVDYEADIDPIVDISAVR
- a CDS encoding DUF1540 domain-containing protein, translated to MAKDVMCEVNSCTHWAQENKCSASSIYIVSNRPTDTHTSEETDCKTFEAK
- a CDS encoding DUF4190 domain-containing protein, which translates into the protein MSNLYKDPQSSDPFQETNGYNAPFNPPPQLPPTNNKAVASMVLGILAVVIPYLGFIIGIIGIILSSLSLKEINRHGEQGKGMAIAGLVCSIIGTLIYALIIIFIIVVFVIAAASGETNPFSDI